One genomic segment of [Phormidium] sp. ETS-05 includes these proteins:
- a CDS encoding TldD/PmbA family protein, protein MTKDKLGVGVRAQIEPEQLLELARKSGAEAAEVYQSRSHSQPVFFEANRLKELQSAQSEGTALRLWRDGRPGLAVAYGPCYPEQLVDRALALSQLNEPETIELETGSGISYPDLGETVPVEQLVQWGATAISLLRSSYPEIICTAEWECEVETTRLVNSSGLDSNYTDTTLGCYVAAEWVRGDDFLAVSDGQTQRGRLDPTLVAQQILQRLDWAAQNVQPVVGKVPILFTAKAADMLWGTLQAALNGKRVWEKASPWSDALGNHVTSTEITISQQPQAGPFSCPFDDEGTPTQSRIFIASGVLQQFYTDRATARLLGSTPTGNGFRPGLGSYPTPGLYNWLIQPGYRSLLDMIAGMEEGIIVDQLLGSGPGISGDFSVNLDLAYLVKRGEVVGRVKDTMVAGNVYTALADLVELGGDAQWNGSCFTPSVIVDGLSVTAKL, encoded by the coding sequence ATGACCAAGGACAAATTGGGTGTAGGGGTGAGGGCACAGATTGAACCGGAGCAGCTATTAGAACTGGCAAGAAAGTCAGGAGCGGAAGCGGCGGAGGTGTATCAGTCCCGATCGCACTCCCAACCAGTATTTTTTGAAGCCAACCGCCTGAAAGAACTGCAAAGCGCCCAGTCAGAAGGGACCGCCCTGCGTCTGTGGCGGGATGGGCGACCGGGTTTAGCCGTCGCCTACGGACCATGTTACCCAGAGCAATTAGTCGATCGAGCTTTAGCTCTGTCGCAACTGAACGAACCAGAGACGATCGAGCTGGAAACTGGCTCTGGCATATCCTATCCCGACCTAGGAGAAACGGTCCCCGTAGAACAGCTCGTCCAGTGGGGCGCCACCGCGATTAGCCTCCTGCGTAGCTCCTACCCAGAAATCATCTGTACGGCGGAATGGGAATGTGAAGTAGAAACCACCCGCCTGGTCAACTCTTCCGGGCTCGATTCCAACTACACTGACACTACCCTCGGCTGCTATGTGGCAGCGGAATGGGTGCGGGGGGATGACTTCCTCGCCGTGAGCGATGGCCAAACTCAGCGGGGCCGACTCGACCCCACCCTAGTGGCACAACAAATCTTGCAGCGATTAGATTGGGCGGCTCAAAACGTTCAACCGGTGGTCGGAAAAGTACCGATTTTGTTCACCGCCAAAGCGGCGGATATGCTCTGGGGCACCCTACAAGCAGCCCTCAACGGTAAGCGAGTTTGGGAAAAAGCATCTCCCTGGAGTGATGCGTTAGGAAATCATGTCACTTCAACCGAAATCACCATTTCCCAGCAACCCCAAGCCGGACCATTTAGCTGCCCTTTTGATGATGAAGGCACCCCCACCCAGAGCCGGATTTTCATTGCCTCTGGGGTATTGCAGCAGTTTTACACTGACCGAGCCACGGCTCGCCTCCTAGGAAGCACACCCACAGGTAACGGCTTTCGTCCCGGCTTGGGCAGCTATCCGACCCCGGGATTATACAATTGGCTGATTCAACCAGGATATCGGTCTTTGTTAGATATGATTGCCGGAATGGAGGAGGGGATTATTGTGGACCAACTCCTCGGCTCTGGACCGGGTATTTCTGGGGATTTTTCGGTTAATTTGGATTTAGCTTACCTAGTGAAACGGGGAGAAGTAGTAGGTAGAGTTAAAGATACAATGGTGGCAGGTAATGTTTATACTGCTCTGGCGGACTTGGTGGAACTAGGTGGGGATGCGCAGTGGAATGGCTCATGCTTCACACCGAGTGTAATTGTTGATGGACTTTCAGTCACCGCCAAATTGTAG
- a CDS encoding ABC transporter permease produces MVVQQYWRLLKLFWGAAIAAEMEYRLNFAIAAITSLGNLSGSIFGLFLFYRTGYTFAGWRWEEALTVLGTFTLLQGFSTTCLVPNLNRIVTQVQQGTLDFVLLKPISSQFWLSTRTISLWGLPDLVFGMMIIAYAGNKLGLAATAYLHSLLPLLFGTISLYSLWFMLGATSIWFVKIYNVTEVLRGLLEAGRYPMAAYPATYRFFFTFVVPVAFLTTIPAEAILGRVEVISVVAAGVLAAGLLAISMAFWRFALRFYTSASS; encoded by the coding sequence ATGGTGGTTCAGCAATACTGGCGGTTATTGAAATTGTTTTGGGGGGCAGCGATCGCCGCCGAGATGGAATACCGGCTCAACTTCGCGATCGCCGCCATCACCAGCCTCGGCAACCTCAGCGGTAGCATCTTCGGACTATTCCTCTTTTATCGCACTGGCTACACCTTCGCCGGTTGGCGGTGGGAAGAGGCCCTCACCGTTCTCGGCACCTTCACCCTCCTACAAGGGTTTTCCACCACCTGTCTCGTCCCCAACCTCAACCGCATCGTCACCCAAGTGCAGCAAGGCACCCTGGACTTTGTACTCCTCAAACCCATCAGCTCCCAATTTTGGCTATCCACCCGCACCATCTCCCTTTGGGGATTGCCAGACCTGGTATTTGGTATGATGATTATCGCCTACGCAGGCAACAAACTGGGTTTAGCCGCCACCGCCTACCTCCACAGCCTCTTACCTTTGCTATTTGGCACCATTAGCCTTTATAGCCTGTGGTTTATGCTCGGTGCTACCAGCATCTGGTTTGTCAAAATTTACAACGTCACCGAAGTTTTGCGCGGTTTGCTCGAAGCTGGACGCTATCCAATGGCTGCATATCCCGCTACTTACCGATTTTTCTTTACCTTTGTCGTACCCGTAGCCTTCCTCACCACCATCCCCGCTGAGGCGATACTGGGACGAGTCGAGGTGATCTCAGTGGTTGCGGCTGGCGTCTTGGCTGCAGGACTGCTAGCAATATCGATGGCTTTTTGGCGGTTTGCCCTCCGCTTCTATACCAGTGCTTCCAGTTAA
- a CDS encoding ATP/GTP-binding protein, with the protein MLRSITIKNYRCFESFQVDDLAPINLIAGANNSGKTSFLEAVYLVVNQLNPASLFDVMSHRREIVDRPVFSDVTAEPPRVWPLTKEMAIKPLFFGHHLDYNQKISIASQSTTIESPLLFHISIRPAQNQISVGPNWDKHHINMDMIVDYGTDGNAAVGQWSTPVIDDGYIFAQLVSQFPITDPSGPQNQAFFLTPRRPDFYEIASQLWPKITLTDKEAIVLEALQIIEPDVQGINFTINTRFNSHGLVKLRGQKEPIYLGSMGGGIGQILNLMCAAVTVDNGVLLVDEIDTGLHYEVQADMWRLLIKISQKLNLQIFATTHSYDCIAAFSEALDASGDSSQGKLFRLDWRGKLGRAIEYPAAHLAIAVNQDIEVR; encoded by the coding sequence ATGTTACGTAGTATCACCATCAAGAATTATCGCTGCTTTGAGAGTTTTCAGGTTGATGACTTAGCACCTATCAACTTAATAGCTGGTGCCAATAATAGCGGCAAAACCAGCTTCTTAGAAGCTGTTTATTTAGTGGTCAATCAATTGAATCCAGCTAGTCTATTTGATGTGATGTCCCACCGCAGGGAAATAGTCGATCGTCCGGTTTTTTCTGATGTCACTGCAGAACCACCCAGAGTTTGGCCGCTGACAAAAGAAATGGCCATCAAACCGCTATTTTTTGGGCATCATCTAGATTATAACCAGAAAATTTCTATTGCATCTCAGTCAACGACCATAGAATCACCTCTATTATTTCACATTTCCATCCGCCCCGCCCAAAACCAGATATCGGTAGGGCCAAATTGGGACAAGCACCATATCAATATGGATATGATAGTTGATTACGGAACCGATGGCAACGCCGCCGTGGGTCAATGGTCAACTCCCGTCATTGATGATGGTTACATCTTCGCTCAGCTAGTTTCACAGTTTCCCATAACTGACCCATCCGGTCCGCAGAATCAGGCATTTTTTTTGACCCCACGCCGCCCAGATTTTTATGAAATTGCCAGCCAGTTATGGCCAAAAATCACTTTAACCGATAAAGAGGCAATTGTCCTAGAAGCACTGCAAATTATCGAGCCAGATGTACAAGGCATAAACTTTACCATCAATACCAGATTTAACTCCCACGGTTTGGTAAAGCTGCGGGGGCAAAAAGAACCGATTTATCTAGGCAGCATGGGTGGAGGAATCGGGCAAATTCTCAATTTGATGTGCGCTGCTGTCACCGTAGATAATGGAGTCTTGCTGGTAGATGAAATTGATACTGGACTGCACTATGAAGTACAAGCCGATATGTGGCGATTACTTATAAAAATATCGCAAAAGCTCAATTTACAAATTTTTGCCACTACTCATAGCTATGATTGCATTGCCGCATTTTCTGAAGCATTGGACGCATCGGGAGATAGCTCACAGGGTAAATTATTTCGCTTAGATTGGCGGGGGAAGTTGGGTCGCGCCATTGAGTACCCAGCCGCTCATCTCGCAATTGCCGTTAACCAAGATATTGAGGTACGCTGA
- the fraC gene encoding filament integrity protein FraC gives MNPVNGIEIPSIFPLRAFLLQALCLLVAIAAESYFFHSALKLTRRNSIAAAATTNLFAAVIGWLIFFYIAYFLFDLIPALNPLKHDLVAYIFLNQYSPVLASAIIFSATTVFLILFFLKIYIIKFMSRLQLLGKEAVVLASKKRSKRYPLPSIVLWAHSCSNTLILTILFLVNWLN, from the coding sequence ATGAATCCTGTAAACGGAATTGAAATCCCCTCCATTTTTCCCTTGCGGGCTTTCCTGCTGCAAGCCTTGTGTTTGCTAGTAGCCATTGCCGCCGAATCTTACTTTTTCCATTCTGCCCTCAAGCTAACCAGAAGAAACAGCATTGCGGCAGCCGCCACCACCAATTTATTCGCCGCTGTTATCGGCTGGCTGATTTTTTTTTACATTGCTTACTTCCTCTTTGATTTAATCCCCGCTCTAAATCCACTCAAACACGATTTAGTCGCCTACATATTTTTAAATCAATATTCTCCCGTTCTCGCTTCCGCGATAATTTTTTCTGCTACTACAGTTTTCTTAATCTTGTTTTTTCTGAAAATTTATATAATTAAATTCATGTCAAGACTACAGCTTTTAGGAAAAGAAGCTGTAGTTTTAGCTTCAAAAAAACGCTCAAAACGCTATCCGCTCCCTTCAATAGTATTGTGGGCACATTCCTGCAGCAATACTTTAATTTTAACGATTTTATTCTTGGTGAATTGGCTTAATTAG
- a CDS encoding cob(I)yrinic acid a,c-diamide adenosyltransferase produces the protein MTVQGLSQSLAARLHPLPRTKTQLTEMTRTGIGIRTAQVRPDRIIGQIHVYDGAGKGKSQAALGVVLRSIGLGIDNPQQSRVLLLRFLKGPERTYAEDAAIAALQQGFPHAIDQVRTGRAEYFGPDEITKFDRAEAQRGWDIAKGAILSDLYSVVVLDELNPVLDLGLLPVEEVVRTIRQKPEHLEIIATGRSAPPALLEIANLHSEMKPHHHPRGEKGITGIEIYTGAGKGKSTSALGKALQAIGLGISVDQSHRVLIVQWLKGGSGYTEDAAIAALRRSYPHLVDHQRCGRDAIVWRKQQQEIDYVEAERGWEIARAALASGMYKTIILDELNPTVDLELLPVEPIVEALLRKPRDTEVIITGRCQNIPAYFNLASIHSEVVSHRHYSDSGVDLRKGVDF, from the coding sequence GTGACTGTACAGGGGCTTTCTCAGTCCCTGGCCGCTCGCCTCCACCCGCTACCCAGAACGAAAACGCAGCTTACCGAAATGACACGCACCGGCATTGGTATCCGCACCGCTCAGGTCCGACCCGATCGCATCATCGGCCAAATTCACGTGTACGACGGGGCGGGGAAGGGGAAATCCCAAGCCGCTTTAGGAGTAGTATTACGCTCGATCGGCCTTGGCATCGACAACCCCCAACAAAGCCGAGTATTATTACTGCGGTTTCTCAAAGGCCCAGAACGAACTTACGCCGAAGATGCGGCCATTGCTGCCCTGCAGCAGGGGTTTCCCCACGCGATCGACCAAGTGCGCACCGGAAGAGCCGAATACTTTGGACCCGACGAAATCACCAAGTTCGATCGGGCGGAAGCCCAGCGGGGTTGGGACATCGCCAAAGGAGCCATTCTGTCCGACCTCTATTCCGTAGTGGTTTTGGACGAACTCAACCCAGTGCTGGACCTAGGTTTACTGCCAGTAGAAGAAGTAGTCCGCACCATCAGGCAAAAACCGGAACACCTGGAAATCATCGCCACCGGGCGGTCCGCACCACCAGCCCTCCTGGAAATTGCCAATCTGCATTCAGAAATGAAACCCCACCACCACCCCCGTGGAGAAAAAGGCATCACCGGGATAGAAATCTACACCGGAGCGGGGAAAGGTAAATCCACCAGTGCCCTGGGGAAAGCCTTACAGGCGATCGGCTTGGGCATCAGCGTTGACCAATCCCACCGGGTCCTGATTGTCCAGTGGCTTAAAGGTGGTAGCGGCTACACCGAAGACGCCGCGATCGCTGCCCTGCGCCGCAGCTACCCCCACCTGGTGGACCACCAGCGCTGTGGCCGAGATGCGATCGTTTGGCGCAAACAGCAGCAAGAAATCGACTACGTAGAAGCGGAAAGGGGTTGGGAAATCGCCCGCGCTGCCTTAGCTTCCGGAATGTACAAAACCATCATCCTCGACGAACTCAACCCCACCGTGGACCTAGAGCTGCTCCCCGTCGAGCCGATCGTCGAAGCTCTCTTGCGCAAACCCCGGGACACAGAAGTAATCATCACCGGTCGCTGTCAAAACATCCCCGCCTACTTCAACCTAGCCAGCATCCACTCAGAAGTAGTCAGCCATCGCCACTACTCAGATTCTGGCGTTGACCTCCGAAAAGGCGTCGATTTTTGA
- a CDS encoding chloride channel protein — MKRTQGRFFPRISVSGLANARTLQPKRLAIVEACLIGLIAGLAAVLLKQGGGTLGTWRIYGAQHGLTWLWLPAVGLVGGFLAGAIVEQWAPVASGSGIPHVKAVLAGVNSPLDGRVAVVKLLGSMVAIGSGITLGRQGPTVQIGAAVAAQLSRWVPTSPEYRRQLIASGAAAGLAAGFNAPIAGVLFVVEELIHDWSSITLAPAIVASFVGASVSRILGGFSLNLNQELINPAITANTTFSAPEIPFYVFLGLLAGFFGACLQISVVRAATIAQQLNRGLLHLSLPMRAGLAGLICGLVVGMLPPDFRNNSGLRDFLLAGKAAPEISAMAFITHFGLTVLAAGSGAPGGLFAPSLVLGSSLGYLVGHTAQQLAGVGDPVTFAFAGMGAFFCAVSRTPITGVVIIFEISTNFNLVLPLMIGSVVSYLISEKVCPGSLYDQLLELNGIELKKERTAGAFLQDMTAADVMQREVETLPVFLTLEETLAYFTNSHHQGFPVVDGGFLVGIVTNGDLNNAVRQGLPGNTPLKEIMTPSPVTVQARDSLAEVLYSINRLKIGRIPVMEQRLMVGIITRSDIIRAESEYLSGERAGMREHSYVVYQTQAPQIGKGRLLVPLANPQTAPLLLKLALAIARDKNYEVECLQVLLVPRGTPTDQTPVQTTKARRLLQKAVRMGEAAQVPVHTQVRVAHDVAQAILETIKTSHIKTTLMGWKGGTSTPGRIFGDVTDRVLRQSAGDVILVKWGEEEEYEGMAGREDSKMETPTYCPIPLFNRWLVPVAGGPNSQAALGLLPALVTLGVKPQIRLIHILPHADVSAHKQTVVADAKDLLAELVSCPIYTTSIHADSVPEVVIDVADRLDYDVVMVGASREGLLQQAINGNIPESIARGCRCTVILVRFQ, encoded by the coding sequence ATGAAACGCACTCAGGGTAGATTTTTCCCCAGAATCTCAGTTTCCGGATTGGCAAATGCGAGAACTTTACAGCCGAAACGGCTGGCGATCGTGGAAGCGTGCCTGATTGGCTTGATTGCGGGACTAGCAGCAGTGTTGCTCAAACAGGGTGGGGGGACATTAGGCACTTGGCGGATTTATGGTGCCCAACATGGTTTGACTTGGTTGTGGTTGCCCGCTGTGGGTTTGGTGGGAGGTTTCCTGGCTGGGGCAATAGTGGAACAGTGGGCGCCAGTGGCTTCGGGCAGCGGAATTCCCCATGTGAAGGCGGTGTTAGCGGGGGTGAATTCTCCTTTAGATGGCCGGGTGGCGGTGGTGAAGTTGCTCGGTAGTATGGTGGCGATCGGCTCAGGCATCACCCTAGGACGCCAAGGACCCACCGTGCAAATTGGGGCAGCGGTAGCAGCGCAGTTGAGCCGATGGGTGCCCACCTCCCCGGAATACCGCCGCCAGTTAATTGCCTCGGGAGCAGCGGCGGGTTTGGCAGCGGGTTTTAATGCCCCCATTGCGGGCGTCCTGTTTGTGGTGGAAGAGTTAATCCATGATTGGTCAAGCATCACCCTCGCACCTGCAATCGTAGCCTCTTTCGTCGGCGCTTCTGTATCCCGAATTTTGGGGGGTTTCAGTCTCAACCTCAACCAAGAGTTAATCAATCCGGCTATTACCGCTAATACTACTTTCTCCGCCCCAGAGATTCCTTTCTATGTCTTCCTAGGATTGCTGGCAGGATTTTTCGGGGCTTGCTTACAGATATCAGTAGTGCGGGCAGCTACCATCGCGCAGCAACTCAACCGAGGCTTGCTACACCTGAGCCTACCGATGCGAGCCGGGTTGGCGGGTCTGATTTGCGGTTTAGTGGTGGGGATGCTCCCCCCAGATTTCCGAAATAATAGCGGCTTGCGAGATTTCCTCCTCGCAGGAAAAGCCGCCCCAGAGATTTCGGCAATGGCCTTTATCACTCACTTCGGATTAACTGTGTTAGCGGCTGGTTCGGGAGCGCCGGGAGGGTTGTTCGCGCCATCTCTGGTGCTAGGTTCATCTTTAGGATATTTAGTCGGACATACGGCGCAGCAACTGGCAGGAGTGGGAGACCCGGTGACTTTTGCTTTCGCCGGGATGGGGGCTTTTTTCTGTGCCGTATCCCGTACTCCAATTACTGGTGTGGTGATTATTTTTGAGATTTCCACCAATTTTAATTTAGTGTTGCCGCTGATGATTGGCAGCGTCGTTTCCTATTTGATTTCCGAGAAGGTTTGCCCCGGTTCCCTCTATGACCAGTTGCTGGAATTAAATGGAATTGAGCTAAAAAAGGAAAGAACCGCTGGTGCTTTTCTCCAGGATATGACCGCTGCTGATGTGATGCAGCGGGAGGTGGAAACTTTACCGGTGTTTCTGACTTTGGAGGAGACCCTGGCCTATTTTACCAATTCTCATCACCAGGGTTTCCCAGTGGTGGATGGGGGTTTTTTGGTGGGGATTGTTACCAATGGGGATCTTAACAATGCTGTGCGCCAAGGTCTTCCCGGCAATACTCCCTTAAAGGAGATTATGACCCCATCCCCGGTGACGGTGCAGGCACGGGATTCTCTGGCAGAGGTGCTGTATTCAATTAACCGCCTCAAAATCGGTCGCATCCCGGTGATGGAGCAGCGGCTGATGGTGGGGATTATTACTCGCAGCGATATTATTCGGGCGGAGTCGGAATATTTGAGTGGGGAAAGAGCTGGGATGCGGGAGCATTCCTATGTGGTGTATCAAACTCAGGCACCCCAAATTGGCAAGGGGCGCTTATTGGTGCCTCTGGCAAACCCCCAAACGGCTCCTTTGTTGCTGAAGCTGGCTTTGGCGATCGCTCGGGATAAAAACTATGAGGTGGAGTGTTTGCAGGTGCTATTGGTGCCTCGGGGGACACCCACAGATCAAACTCCGGTTCAAACTACTAAAGCGCGGCGGTTGTTGCAAAAGGCGGTACGGATGGGAGAAGCGGCACAAGTCCCGGTACATACTCAGGTGCGGGTAGCTCACGATGTGGCGCAGGCGATTTTGGAAACTATCAAAACTAGCCATATTAAAACTACGCTGATGGGTTGGAAGGGGGGCACTTCTACCCCAGGACGGATTTTTGGAGATGTAACGGACCGAGTGCTGCGCCAGTCGGCGGGGGATGTGATTTTGGTGAAATGGGGCGAGGAGGAAGAATATGAGGGTATGGCAGGACGGGAGGACTCGAAAATGGAGACGCCCACTTATTGCCCAATACCTTTATTTAATCGTTGGCTGGTGCCGGTGGCGGGCGGTCCCAATTCTCAAGCTGCTTTGGGGCTACTCCCGGCTTTGGTAACCCTGGGAGTGAAACCACAAATTCGCCTCATACATATATTGCCTCATGCGGATGTATCAGCTCACAAGCAAACAGTTGTTGCTGACGCGAAGGATTTGCTCGCGGAGCTGGTTTCTTGTCCAATTTACACTACCTCGATTCATGCTGATTCTGTACCGGAGGTGGTGATTGATGTGGCCGATCGCCTTGATTATGATGTGGTGATGGTTGGGGCTAGTCGCGAGGGCTTATTGCAACAGGCTATTAATGGCAATATCCCCGAATCGATCGCTCGGGGCTGTCGCTGTACGGTGATTTTGGTGCGGTTTCAGTGA
- a CDS encoding CIA30 family protein yields MVSPNSSKWDMGRLFRTLVFFRTIPFLGSFDAISIPGPQKQPEKTAKRNKGTVLVVGATGGVGKRVVKLLQQRGYEVRGLVRDLDKTRLILGPDVQLIDGDITIPQTLTPAVTNDLKAVICCIGSRVQPQEGDTPQREKYYQGIRFYLPEVVDTPEMVEYIGVKNLATAVTTAATEKTLCDFTKPTPQMLENWGALDDVVMGGVSESNLRLVNGTAFFSGNISTANSGGFASVRSRNFAPPFNLADYTGIDLRIKGDGNRYKFFIRTDPKWDGIGYSYSFDTAYNIPFTVRIPFSEFIPVFRAKTVPNAPPLDPSQIYSFQIMLSKFEYDGNLNPNFKPGIFQLQIESIKAYGGKKLPQFIQVSSAAVTRPGRPGNNPQDQIPIVKLNDQLGGILTWKLRGENAIRASGLPYTIIRPCALTEEPGGKALFFDQGDNITGKVSREDIAELCIAALESDAAINRTFEVKETEYFGPNNWENMFTQLKPDN; encoded by the coding sequence ATGGTCAGTCCAAACAGTTCAAAATGGGATATGGGCAGATTGTTCCGTACCCTAGTTTTCTTCCGCACTATCCCGTTTCTTGGCAGCTTCGACGCCATCAGCATTCCCGGTCCCCAAAAGCAACCAGAAAAGACTGCCAAACGCAATAAAGGCACGGTGTTGGTGGTTGGTGCTACTGGCGGTGTGGGGAAGCGGGTAGTAAAACTACTGCAGCAGCGGGGTTATGAAGTGCGCGGTCTCGTGCGCGACTTGGACAAAACCCGCCTCATCCTCGGTCCCGATGTGCAGCTTATCGATGGCGACATCACCATCCCCCAAACCCTTACCCCCGCAGTCACTAATGACCTCAAAGCGGTCATCTGCTGTATTGGGAGTCGGGTGCAACCCCAAGAAGGCGACACCCCCCAACGGGAGAAATACTACCAAGGCATCAGATTTTATCTCCCGGAAGTGGTCGATACGCCGGAAATGGTGGAATATATCGGGGTGAAAAACCTCGCCACCGCTGTCACCACCGCCGCCACGGAAAAAACTTTGTGCGATTTCACGAAACCAACTCCCCAAATGCTGGAGAACTGGGGTGCGTTAGATGATGTAGTTATGGGTGGTGTCAGCGAAAGTAATCTCCGGTTGGTGAATGGGACGGCTTTTTTCTCCGGGAATATCTCTACTGCTAACTCCGGGGGTTTTGCGTCGGTACGATCGCGCAACTTTGCCCCCCCCTTCAACCTCGCTGATTATACTGGCATCGACTTGCGCATTAAAGGCGATGGCAACCGCTACAAATTCTTTATCCGCACTGACCCCAAATGGGATGGTATCGGTTACTCCTACTCCTTCGATACCGCCTATAACATCCCCTTTACTGTCCGCATTCCCTTTTCTGAATTCATTCCCGTATTTCGTGCCAAAACCGTCCCCAACGCCCCACCCCTAGACCCCAGTCAAATTTACTCATTCCAAATCATGCTGAGTAAATTTGAATATGACGGCAACCTAAACCCCAACTTCAAACCGGGCATTTTTCAACTGCAAATCGAATCTATCAAAGCCTATGGGGGCAAGAAATTACCCCAGTTTATCCAAGTAAGTTCCGCCGCCGTCACCCGTCCCGGTCGTCCCGGAAATAACCCCCAAGACCAAATCCCGATCGTCAAACTCAACGACCAACTCGGAGGTATCCTCACCTGGAAACTGCGCGGCGAAAACGCCATCCGAGCCAGCGGTTTACCCTACACCATTATCCGTCCCTGCGCCCTCACCGAAGAACCGGGCGGTAAAGCCTTATTTTTCGACCAAGGGGACAACATCACCGGAAAAGTCAGCCGGGAGGACATCGCCGAACTCTGTATCGCCGCCTTAGAATCGGACGCCGCCATTAACCGCACCTTTGAAGTCAAAGAAACGGAATATTTCGGTCCTAACAACTGGGAAAATATGTTTACTCAATTAAAACCCGATAATTAA
- a CDS encoding DUF5357 family protein, which produces MKSNSLMNRLAQSFKPPRPFSWETIILLSLFSWLMVLLTGDWGLKAAASHQIITGFAIIFSLIGVTWAQIQHPWKLWELEIWPGIAALILCILIFGYWEDNWLYLTGITWPILWGTLVSVADFFKDKKSGLSLAEIRQRIIILMLVSCLASTWVQFAFLIDYWTEQYPTIIAKDLSQSTFVVRVNRATPPDNRGAVILEAMVKFLQSQVEGKRWQEVNAWIKKLTPGELESSVKLRLPQYGENQWWEFKVAGVQTEAGYKLELFVFWTGPQTKSTLYHFRKVCEIRQIYYQQGGERGGIPANIGPFVTLECQPGSERLPGQPKSIYNWLDDSKFN; this is translated from the coding sequence ATGAAATCAAACTCTTTAATGAACCGGTTGGCGCAAAGTTTCAAGCCCCCCCGCCCCTTTTCTTGGGAAACGATAATTTTGCTGAGTCTGTTTTCCTGGTTGATGGTTTTGCTGACCGGGGATTGGGGGCTAAAAGCAGCCGCATCTCATCAAATCATCACTGGTTTCGCCATCATCTTTTCCCTCATTGGCGTCACTTGGGCGCAAATTCAGCATCCGTGGAAACTTTGGGAATTAGAGATATGGCCGGGAATTGCTGCTTTGATTTTGTGTATCTTGATATTTGGCTACTGGGAAGATAACTGGCTATACTTAACTGGCATCACCTGGCCTATATTATGGGGAACTTTGGTATCGGTAGCTGATTTTTTCAAGGACAAAAAATCAGGATTATCTCTGGCGGAAATTCGCCAGAGAATCATCATTTTAATGCTGGTGAGCTGTTTGGCCAGTACCTGGGTGCAGTTTGCCTTTCTGATTGACTATTGGACCGAGCAATATCCGACAATTATTGCTAAGGATTTGAGCCAAAGCACTTTTGTGGTGCGGGTAAATCGCGCTACACCCCCAGATAATCGGGGGGCGGTGATTCTCGAGGCGATGGTAAAGTTTCTCCAAAGTCAGGTGGAGGGCAAGCGTTGGCAAGAGGTGAATGCTTGGATTAAGAAACTGACCCCGGGGGAGTTAGAATCTTCTGTGAAGCTGCGGCTACCCCAATACGGGGAAAATCAGTGGTGGGAATTCAAGGTGGCGGGGGTTCAAACCGAAGCCGGTTATAAACTAGAGTTATTCGTCTTCTGGACCGGCCCACAAACCAAATCAACACTCTACCACTTCCGCAAAGTCTGTGAAATTCGCCAAATCTATTATCAGCAAGGAGGAGAGAGAGGGGGCATCCCAGCCAATATCGGACCGTTCGTCACTCTAGAATGTCAACCAGGAAGCGAAAGGCTTCCCGGTCAACCCAAATCCATCTACAATTGGCTCGATGATTCTAAATTCAATTAG